In Luteibacter mycovicinus, a genomic segment contains:
- a CDS encoding TonB-dependent receptor plug domain-containing protein: MQVSSGQRRHVAGRHAALAIALGACLLAPAASAQQSSPSSAELLAPVNVTVTGSRIRGTDVETAQPVFTLDRQAIRATGLTSLSDIIARLPSAGTPEVTPQDTLSSSGDAGGRYANLRNLGAVRTLVLVNGRRWTTSLGGLTDISTIPVSIVERIEVLKDGASSIYGSDAIGGVVNIITTDRFEGATADVQYGVNGHGDGAQKNGTFTWGKSTQNASIILGASYEDGDDLRDAKRSLTASPDGPRHADSGFGMGPYGGVIDPRSPGTAYVINHAGGVVGDTANLANYHPYDVDSNADKYATTRDMTFRAGSKLRNLFGTGRYNLTDDITLRGMASYGVRDTHWQAAGYPLESGSGRGEPLVIDANNAYNPFPGYDTSFFRRLTEIPRITWAKSKTMHLDGGAEGTFQWGEHTWNWDVTYAYSEARASRTTSGNIDLDHARKALGATTTVDGRLACADAADRAAGCVPWNILAGPGGTPDAAWNYVTSTGTSHQTTRTNDVIANLTGGVLDLPAGTLRVAGGIEHRNETGRYTPYPADSAGLTTQLASAPTAGGYIANEAYVELDVPLLADLPLAHELAVNVSSRYSHYSAFGGRTNDKYSFRWKPFDDLLLRGTYAEGFRAPTVADLYAGTSESFESFLDPCDSAYGAAAGNAAVAARCVASGVPASYRQTDQSGAQINSATGGQNPNAFSAGANPALKPESSITRTAGMVYSPSQIDGLDVTLDYYKVDIEDVITPILAGDILNFCYVGNDPAYCGRFTRATNGTITSLDESLANLGSLRTEGYDLGLHYRFPVTHFGEFALLSDSTYLKDYTQVSSPGAAPRHLAGYMNGVQGLYRVRSNLSLDWSLKRFGATWTVRYFSGLNDSCWSADVECNHPEKVNALTGATGISHKGGVAFHDAQLRWQAPWNGSFRVGINNVFARKGPLFYNVSAAGGGSPPYNPAYDVDRYFYVGYQQRF, translated from the coding sequence ATGCAAGTGAGTTCCGGGCAGAGGCGCCACGTCGCAGGTCGACACGCGGCGCTCGCCATCGCGCTCGGGGCCTGCCTGCTCGCTCCGGCCGCCAGCGCACAACAAAGCTCGCCGTCCTCGGCGGAACTGCTGGCACCGGTCAATGTGACGGTGACCGGCTCGCGTATCCGCGGTACCGACGTCGAGACCGCGCAACCTGTCTTCACCCTCGACCGCCAGGCCATCCGTGCCACGGGGCTCACCAGCCTCAGCGACATCATCGCCCGGCTGCCCTCGGCGGGCACCCCCGAAGTCACCCCGCAGGACACCCTGTCCTCCAGCGGTGACGCCGGTGGTCGCTATGCAAACCTGCGCAACCTCGGTGCCGTGCGCACCCTGGTGCTCGTCAACGGCCGGCGCTGGACGACCAGCCTCGGTGGCCTCACCGACATCTCCACCATCCCGGTGTCGATCGTCGAGCGCATCGAAGTGCTCAAGGACGGCGCGTCGTCGATCTACGGGTCCGACGCGATCGGTGGCGTGGTCAACATCATCACCACGGACCGCTTTGAAGGCGCCACGGCCGACGTGCAGTACGGCGTCAACGGTCATGGCGACGGCGCGCAGAAGAACGGCACCTTCACCTGGGGCAAGAGCACGCAGAACGCCTCGATCATCCTCGGCGCCAGCTACGAAGACGGCGACGATCTCAGAGATGCCAAGCGTTCGCTCACCGCCTCGCCGGACGGCCCCCGCCATGCCGACAGCGGCTTCGGCATGGGCCCCTATGGAGGCGTGATCGATCCGCGTTCGCCCGGCACCGCGTACGTGATCAACCACGCCGGCGGCGTGGTCGGCGATACCGCGAACCTGGCCAACTACCATCCGTACGACGTCGACAGCAATGCGGACAAATACGCCACCACGCGCGACATGACGTTCCGCGCGGGCAGCAAGTTGCGCAACCTGTTCGGCACGGGTCGCTACAACCTGACCGACGACATCACCCTGCGCGGCATGGCCAGCTACGGCGTGCGCGACACGCATTGGCAGGCTGCGGGCTATCCGCTGGAAAGCGGCTCGGGTCGCGGCGAACCGCTGGTGATCGACGCGAACAACGCCTATAACCCGTTTCCGGGCTACGACACGTCTTTCTTTCGCCGCCTGACGGAAATTCCCCGGATCACCTGGGCGAAAAGCAAGACGATGCACCTGGACGGTGGCGCCGAAGGCACGTTCCAATGGGGTGAGCACACCTGGAACTGGGACGTGACCTACGCCTATTCCGAAGCGCGTGCCAGCCGGACCACCAGCGGCAACATCGACCTCGACCATGCGCGCAAGGCACTCGGCGCGACGACGACGGTCGATGGTCGGCTCGCCTGCGCGGACGCCGCCGATCGCGCGGCCGGCTGCGTGCCCTGGAACATTCTGGCGGGGCCCGGCGGCACGCCGGACGCCGCATGGAACTACGTGACCTCCACCGGCACGTCACACCAGACCACGCGCACCAACGACGTCATCGCCAACCTCACCGGTGGCGTGCTCGACCTTCCGGCAGGCACCCTGCGTGTCGCGGGCGGCATCGAGCACCGCAACGAGACCGGCCGGTATACGCCCTACCCCGCCGACTCCGCGGGACTGACGACGCAACTGGCCAGCGCGCCCACGGCGGGCGGCTACATCGCCAACGAAGCCTACGTCGAGCTCGACGTACCGCTGCTCGCCGACCTGCCGCTTGCCCATGAGCTGGCGGTCAACGTGTCGTCGCGCTACTCGCATTACTCCGCTTTCGGCGGCCGGACCAACGACAAGTACAGCTTCCGCTGGAAGCCGTTCGACGATCTCCTGCTGCGCGGGACGTATGCGGAAGGATTCCGTGCGCCGACGGTGGCCGATCTCTACGCCGGCACCAGCGAGAGCTTCGAGAGCTTCCTCGATCCGTGCGACAGCGCGTACGGTGCCGCCGCGGGCAACGCCGCCGTCGCCGCGCGTTGTGTCGCCTCGGGCGTCCCGGCCAGCTATCGCCAGACCGATCAGTCGGGCGCGCAGATCAACTCGGCGACCGGCGGGCAGAACCCGAACGCGTTCAGCGCTGGCGCCAATCCCGCGCTCAAGCCCGAGTCGTCGATCACCCGCACCGCCGGAATGGTCTACAGCCCCAGCCAGATCGACGGTCTGGATGTCACGCTCGATTACTACAAGGTCGACATCGAGGACGTCATCACCCCGATCCTGGCCGGTGACATCCTCAATTTCTGCTACGTCGGTAACGACCCGGCGTACTGCGGCCGCTTCACGAGGGCGACGAACGGGACCATCACCTCGCTCGACGAAAGCCTGGCCAACCTCGGCTCGCTGCGCACGGAAGGCTACGATCTGGGCCTGCACTACCGGTTCCCCGTCACCCACTTCGGCGAATTCGCACTGCTTTCGGACAGCACCTATCTGAAGGACTACACGCAGGTCAGCAGCCCCGGCGCCGCGCCGCGCCACCTGGCCGGGTACATGAATGGGGTGCAGGGCCTCTACCGCGTGCGTTCCAACCTGTCGCTGGACTGGTCGCTGAAGCGCTTCGGCGCCACGTGGACGGTGCGATATTTCTCCGGACTCAACGACAGTTGCTGGTCGGCCGATGTCGAGTGCAATCACCCCGAGAAGGTCAACGCACTGACGGGCGCCACCGGAATCAGCCATAAGGGCGGCGTCGCGTTCCACGATGCGCAGCTACGCTGGCAGGCACCGTGGAATGGCAGTTTCCGCGTCGGCATCAATAACGTTTTCGCCCGCAAGGGACCGTTGTTCTACAACGTCTCCGCGGCCGGCGGCGGCAGCCCGCCGTACAACCCGGCATACGATGTCGACCGTTATTTCTACGTGGGTTACCAGCAGCGGTTCTGA
- a CDS encoding TonB-dependent receptor produces MKSNTLFARSGVLKRTALVSALGACLLAGSVHAQSTVGDIYGSAAASQTIQIQNLGSGASRTVVVGEDGRYRASSLPIGSYRINVQQNGQTVSTRDINIVAGQSAQVNFNASSADTSAAALDTVTVSANALSAIDVASVESRTSFTADQLNSLPVPRNVVDVAALTPGTVKGDSAFGNLPSFGGASVAENSYYVNGFNVTNLYNNLSFSEVPFQAIQQLDVQTGGYGAQYGFSTGGVTSVITKRGTNEWKGGASWVYTPAFGREQQPTTYTKDGALYRTYQKNSDNDNVYSAWLGGALIKDKLFFYGIFQSHRETETNYQATTSTKPAERNTYSDPFYLIKMDWNINDSNILEWTGMNNTKHTTNQYYNQAIGDDGKPSTTDFLGRRNVKTGGAVNVFKYTSYLTDDLTLSAQWGKMKSKNSSDYVSADGTRTTYDGNINGANTGCPYVIDRRTSTASGVTDPYASCYLSSTIDRFNGEDQRTAYRVDLDWKIGDHDLSGGFSREKWKSDSGQSYAGGALYYYRTDTAGNLGPAGNDYVSVYNYRTGGSVAIDQKSWFLQDNWQVSDKVLAYIGVRNDSFNNKNGAGENFVRQGNIWQPRLGFSWDVFGDSTTKVFGTAGRYSLPIAANVALRAATASYYTSQPFAYSGVDSVTGVPTLGAALGPQQIVNGENGSTPDPRSVATKDLKPYSQDEYILGFQHRVTSDNDFFNDWVVGAKATWRKLNNAIDDTCDWRPFYAYGQSLGLNMDANGDQFTPPSTMPGCFIYNPGSKVSVDVDLDGSGQLRNVTLPGTAFGTKAKRTYESVTLSAEKASDKWYVNASYTWSKNRGNTEGLVNSDNGQMDTGTTSAFDYPELMTGATGYLPNDRRHSFKIYGGYKITPEWSVGVNGLLESGRPTSCFGGGDETVGGIPGYNSEFFYCEGKISGRGRAKRLPWTWTLSPNVVYTPAAAKGLTVQLDMINLLNNDKPTAINEIGESAGQTFYSSTYRVPSYYQTPRYFRLMVQYDFSL; encoded by the coding sequence ATGAAAAGCAACACCCTGTTCGCGCGCTCCGGCGTGCTGAAGCGCACGGCGCTTGTCTCGGCGCTCGGCGCCTGCCTGCTGGCCGGTTCGGTCCACGCGCAGAGCACCGTCGGCGACATCTACGGCAGCGCCGCGGCCTCGCAGACCATCCAGATCCAGAACCTCGGCTCCGGCGCCTCGCGCACCGTCGTCGTGGGCGAAGACGGCCGCTATCGCGCGTCGTCGCTGCCGATCGGCAGCTACCGTATCAACGTGCAGCAGAACGGCCAGACCGTTTCGACGCGCGACATCAACATCGTCGCCGGCCAGTCCGCGCAGGTGAACTTCAACGCGTCGTCGGCCGACACCAGCGCCGCCGCGCTGGACACGGTCACCGTGTCCGCCAACGCCCTGTCGGCCATCGACGTGGCCTCGGTCGAGTCGCGCACCAGCTTCACGGCCGACCAGCTGAACTCGCTGCCGGTCCCGCGCAACGTCGTCGACGTGGCCGCGCTGACCCCGGGCACCGTCAAGGGCGACTCCGCGTTCGGCAACCTGCCGTCGTTCGGCGGCGCCTCGGTCGCCGAGAACAGCTACTACGTCAACGGCTTCAACGTCACCAACCTGTACAACAACCTGTCGTTCTCGGAAGTGCCGTTCCAGGCCATCCAGCAGCTCGACGTGCAGACCGGTGGCTACGGCGCGCAGTACGGCTTCTCGACCGGCGGCGTCACCTCGGTGATCACCAAGCGTGGCACCAACGAGTGGAAGGGCGGCGCCAGCTGGGTTTACACACCCGCGTTCGGCCGCGAGCAGCAGCCGACCACGTACACCAAGGACGGCGCGCTGTATCGCACGTACCAGAAGAACAGCGACAACGACAACGTCTACTCGGCATGGCTGGGCGGCGCGCTGATCAAGGACAAGCTGTTCTTCTACGGCATTTTCCAGTCGCATCGCGAGACGGAAACCAATTACCAGGCGACCACCTCGACCAAGCCGGCCGAGCGCAACACGTACAGCGATCCGTTCTATCTGATCAAGATGGACTGGAACATCAATGATTCGAACATCCTCGAGTGGACGGGGATGAACAACACGAAGCACACGACGAACCAGTACTACAACCAGGCCATCGGTGACGACGGCAAGCCGTCCACCACGGATTTCCTCGGTCGTCGCAACGTCAAGACCGGCGGTGCGGTCAACGTCTTCAAGTACACCAGCTACCTCACCGACGACCTGACGCTGTCCGCGCAGTGGGGCAAGATGAAGAGCAAGAACTCTTCGGACTATGTCAGCGCCGACGGTACCCGCACCACCTATGACGGCAACATCAACGGCGCCAATACCGGCTGCCCGTACGTCATCGACCGTCGCACCAGCACAGCCAGCGGCGTCACCGATCCGTACGCGTCGTGCTATCTGTCCAGCACCATCGACCGGTTCAACGGCGAAGACCAGCGCACGGCCTATCGCGTCGACCTCGACTGGAAGATCGGCGACCACGACCTCTCCGGCGGTTTCTCGCGCGAGAAGTGGAAGTCCGACTCCGGCCAGAGCTACGCGGGCGGCGCGCTGTACTACTACCGCACCGACACCGCCGGCAACCTCGGCCCGGCCGGTAACGACTACGTCTCGGTGTACAACTACCGCACCGGCGGTTCCGTCGCGATCGACCAGAAGTCCTGGTTCCTGCAGGACAACTGGCAGGTGAGCGACAAGGTCCTCGCGTACATCGGCGTGCGCAACGACTCGTTCAACAACAAGAACGGCGCCGGTGAAAACTTCGTCCGTCAGGGCAACATCTGGCAGCCGCGCCTCGGCTTCTCGTGGGACGTCTTCGGCGATTCGACCACCAAGGTGTTCGGTACCGCCGGTCGCTACTCGCTGCCGATCGCCGCCAACGTCGCCCTGCGCGCCGCTACCGCCTCGTACTACACCTCGCAGCCGTTCGCTTATTCGGGCGTCGACAGCGTGACGGGTGTGCCGACCCTGGGTGCCGCCCTCGGCCCGCAGCAGATCGTCAATGGCGAGAACGGCAGCACGCCAGACCCGCGCTCGGTCGCAACGAAGGACCTGAAGCCGTACTCGCAGGATGAGTACATCCTCGGCTTCCAGCACCGCGTCACCAGCGACAACGACTTCTTCAACGACTGGGTGGTCGGCGCGAAGGCGACGTGGCGCAAGCTCAACAACGCGATCGACGACACGTGCGACTGGCGTCCGTTCTACGCGTACGGTCAGTCGCTCGGCCTGAACATGGACGCCAACGGCGACCAGTTCACCCCGCCGTCGACGATGCCGGGCTGCTTCATCTACAACCCGGGCAGCAAGGTCTCCGTGGACGTCGATCTCGACGGCAGCGGCCAGCTGCGTAACGTCACGCTCCCGGGCACGGCGTTCGGCACGAAGGCAAAGCGCACGTACGAGTCGGTGACCCTGTCGGCCGAGAAGGCGTCGGACAAGTGGTACGTCAACGCGTCGTACACCTGGTCGAAGAACCGTGGCAACACCGAAGGTCTGGTTAACTCGGACAACGGCCAGATGGACACGGGCACGACCAGCGCGTTCGATTACCCGGAACTGATGACCGGCGCCACCGGTTACCTGCCGAACGATCGTCGCCACAGCTTCAAGATCTACGGCGGCTACAAGATCACCCCGGAATGGTCGGTGGGCGTGAACGGTCTGCTCGAGTCCGGTCGTCCGACCAGCTGCTTCGGCGGCGGCGATGAAACCGTCGGCGGCATCCCGGGCTACAACTCCGAGTTCTTCTACTGCGAAGGCAAGATCTCGGGCCGCGGCCGCGCCAAGCGTCTGCCGTGGACCTGGACGCTCAGCCCGAACGTCGTCTACACCCCGGCCGCGGCCAAGGGTCTGACGGTTCAGCTGGACATGATCAACCTGCTCAACAACGACAAGCCGACGGCGATCAACGAGATCGGCGAGAGCGCGGGTCAGACGTTCTATTCGTCGACCTATCGTGTGCCGAGCTACTACCAGACGCCGCGTTACTTCCGTCTGATGGTGCAGTACGACTTCAGCCTGTAA